In the Hevea brasiliensis isolate MT/VB/25A 57/8 chromosome 8, ASM3005281v1, whole genome shotgun sequence genome, AACTCAGTTTTTGCTTTGTTGGGTTCAAATCAGTTTTATATATACTTGGCTCTTtgtcttgaaatttaaaattaacatgATTTATTCATTTGATTTCGGGAGAAATTTAATTCCAGTTTTCAAAATAAACAAatcttcttttcattaaaattgaattttagcTTGATTCAAAGCTGGTCGAATTTGGTGTGCACTAAAACTGTCCGTCAAATACAATTCTTTTGCAATCATCCTCTAATTTTGTTGTCATTGGTCATAAATTTTCCATCAGTTGAAATATTTAGCTGTTACTCTGTCTAGGATTGTGGGAATAAATAAAGTTTGCTTTTTTCTTGCTTCCCTTCTAAGTTGATTGAACCATGTTGTTTTCAGTGAAttgattttttcttttaattccaatttgatttggaaataagtaGTATTTCACTTATTCTTCTTTTTCAATCAGAGTCTGGAAAGCTCATTACTTGGGGTTCAACAGACGATCTAGGTCAAAGCTATGTGACGGCCGGGAAGCATGGGGTACTGTAGCACTATATGAGACTGCAACTTCACTTTATATCCATCTTTTATATTTCTTGAACTAAcctgcattttttttttaattttgttgttAAGGAAATTCCTGAGCCCTTCCCTCTTCCAACTGAATCTTCTATCATAAAAGCTGCAGCTGGTTGGGCCCATTGTGTAGCAGCTACAGGTAATGCGGATCGCCTCAATGTATGTTCAAGGGCATAGATGAAGCCTGATTAGTTTCTTTTGACTAATCTGATTTATCTATGTCCTATATCTTCTTAGGTAAAAGTCACTCTTTGTAGACTGATAGGCTGAGCTCCTTTTGATTTCTTAAGCACAGATAGTGGAGAAGTTTATACATGGGGTTGGAAAGAGTGTGTTCCCTCAGGGAAAGTATTTGGAGATCCATATGTGGCGGGGGGCTTGGAAAGGGATGTGTTAGAAAGACAGAGTCCATTTTTAACAGAGCAAGGTAACTTTAGTTTCATTATTTTTAAACACAGTTAACTGATTAATGATTTGGCTCAACAACTAAAGCtttaatcccaaactagttgggTTTGGCTATATGGATATTTTTTGCCAATGATTTGGCTAAtgcatggatttttttttttttttttgcagtgaGCCCTCGCTCTCAAGGCTCAAGATCTAGTAGTGGAACTGATAGCCGAGGAGGTGGAGATGAAAGTACAAAGCGCAGGAGAATTTCATCTGCAAAACAAACAGCTGAAAGCTCATCTTCCAATGATGAGACACTCTCAGCATTGCCATGTCTAGTAACATTGAATCCAGGGGTGAGGATTGCTACTGTTGCTGCCGGTGGTCGCCACACTTTAGCATTGTCAGGTTAGTTCCATTACAGAAGAGAGCTTTTCTGACCCAGAATTCTATTGTATAGTCCTATCTGCAATGTATGCAGTATGAAGCTTGAAGCTATGGAAGATCTTTTGTGTGAAGCAAGACGCTTGATGCATCCTAATTTTACTGAAGTTTCAGATATAGGACAGGTGTGGGGTTGGGGCTATGGAGGTGAAGGGCAACTTGGTTTGGGCTCCCGGATACGCATGGTGTCCTCTCCTCATCCTGTACCTTGCATTGATTCTTCCTATGGAAAAGATAGACCTGCAACACTTTCTCGAGGAGGCATGACTTCAGAGGAGCATGGTTTTAGAGTTCCTGGAAGTTATGTGAAGGAGATTGCCTGTGGAGGGCGACATAGTGCAGTAATCACAGGCATGCATCTAATAAAGTAACCTTTTTTGGGATCATTGGGTTGCTTACTTGATATACTTGTATTTATCAGTGTGAGGAAAAAAGATAAGGATTGAGAATCAAAGAATTTATGACCTAATATAATGTGTGATTAAATTAGTTGTAGGCATTCATTCCATCTATTTTATTACTTAGTGTCAATATACCTGAATATATATTGACATATTTTATTTCTTCATAAATGTTCTTCCACTAACAGATGCTGGAGCACTCCTTACTTTTGGCTGGGGACTCTATGGACAGGTACTCTAGACTATCGTACTTTTTTCAgtgactaatttttttttttccttctgcaAACATACCAATGTGTGTATGCATTTGTGTATTTGAAGTTCTAGTCTCTATTTAACATATACCAAAGTGCTGACTATAGTTTTCATTCGCCATGTTACTTGGTTATGTGTTTCTGTTAATCTTGATTCTGTTTTTCTGTAGCATCATCTCAGTAAACGGTATTTGCTATCATTGTTTAATATTAATGAAGGCCTTTTTAACATTGTAGCTTGTAGCGAAAGTTCGTAGGCATGCCTTCAAATGTAGATTGAGCACTAACCAGTGACTAATTGACTCAAGTAAACATAAATATGGGACTCTATAAGGACTATAGAATAAATAAATCCCAAATAAGCCAATATGAATTCTAGACTTTATCTGTAATAAGTTTGTTAAGTCTTTTGATCTTTCATGGTAATTGTTTGTTGTTTGCATAACATACTCATTTGAAGTATTCCTTGAATGATGAAAAAAGAGATTGACCTCCTACAGTGACCAGTATTTTCTTGTTTATAGTAATACCGATTGATATACTTTCTTaacaataatgataataataataataataataatgtctgAATAGTACAATTGATATAATCAACCAACTGTTTTGTCTGTTCTTAGCATGGgaaattttttactttttcttcacatttgaattcttgattatcaaACTCATAGGTGATAACTTTGGGATTGTGTAATCAATCTTCCTGAAGTGTACTTTGTTCAAGCTGTAAATTTCTCCATTAACTGCTTGTTCAAAATGTCAATCTTTGTATCCTTGACTGACAGCCGTTGGAGTTTCGGACATTAACTGTTGTTCAGGATCACCAAGTAGGTAAAGTAGATAATGGTGGAATAAAGCACTGTAGATGTTGAAGATGGGGTTCATCTAATGAGGGATAATCTACTTACTCTATTTATTTTAAAGTGCTATCTCCTCTTCTTTTGATTAATTTCATTGTTGCATGTTTTAGTCTatcatgaaataaaaataaaataaaattattttcgtTATCACATTGTTTTGTCAAGTGTGGACAAGGGAGTACCGATGACGAGCTGAGCCCAATTTGTGTATCTTCATTGCTGGGCATACGGATAGCGGGTGTTGCTGCAGGCTTGTGGCACACTGTTTGCATTTCTGCTGATGGTGATGTTTATGCATTTGGTGGGAATCAGTTTGGGCAATTGGGTACTGGTGGTGATCAGGCAGAGGTACAGTACAAATGCCAATTTCACTCCATTATAGGATAATAAATTAACGTGTTGGCATATCATGGTATGATGGCATGTTGGCGTGCTTATAAGATCTTCATAATGAATATGGGGCCCACCATATTGACTATTTAAGGGAAAAGAATGCTGAAATGTATTGTTGTTTAGAATAAGTAGTCGACTTTGGTTTCTAATCAGATTACTGAAGAGGATGTCTATGGTTACAAAATTTAGTACCCTGTCATTTCTATCATCAGTGCTTCAGAGCCTCTGCACATAAGTAAAAGATTAAACATTTTCCTATTGTTATTTCTGCACTATACTTGAATAATTACAATTTTTTTCTTAGGGCTTCACTGTAACCCTTATGTTAACAAATGATTTTCATCATGTGGAAGTTTATGCAATTAACTTTCACAAAATTTTCTAAACCAGACTACCCCCAGGCTCTTGGATGCTCCTAGTTTGGAAGATATGCATGCAAAAGTAATCTCTTGTGGGGCTCGTCACGCTGCTATAGTCACAGGTAAGTGAACCATATTCAACAAACCTTCCATATCTACGCCAAACTCACAAACATTTTCCCTTTACTTAaatgttattattattttgtgtGCATGTGAAAAGAACATTTGGGGGGCAGTGAACTTTCTGAGTGTTAGTATCTTGGTTGCGATAGTATATTAGTTGGGATAAGTGAAAGTCTGAATGAGTTTCTTAAACTGTAATTTGATGAGTAGAAGGATTAAGAAGCAGCAGTGCTGGGAAAGTATAATAATGGCCAATGAGGGACATAGGTTAGAAGGGTTGAGTGGACCAATTTCTAGTTTCTATAGGTATATGCTGGCTTGTGCTCTGGAATTAGGACCAACTGAGACATTGTAGGTGTATGTACGACTACAAAAGTAGTCACAATAGTTTATACACGTTCTAGCCAAGGCATACTCCTGGTTGGGATGGAGTAGATTATTTGTCCACGGATTTTCAATCATTACATTTCATAAGATCTCTTTCCTACTCTTATAAATTCATTTTAACAATTTATTGCGATTTTGATACCTAACTCTCTGCTTCCGTTTCTTGAAGAGGATGGGAAAGTGTTATGCTGGGGGTGGAACAAGTATGGCCAGGTATGATGCTTAACACTCATCAAATATCATATTTAGGGAGCATCTGAAATGATTTTGGATTAATGTCATTTCTGCACTAGTGTACTTCATGGCAAGCTAAATAAGAAGATTTATTTTGCATGTTAGTTGATCAAGAAATCAAGTTTGCATCATTCCGTTCCAATGTTGTGGCTTGCATATGTAATGGACGGGTTGGGTTTTGATATTCCCATAATCCCATCCCACCTGCTCCGAGGCAGGCCAAGGCTGTGGGTATCctatttaaaaaa is a window encoding:
- the LOC110644038 gene encoding ultraviolet-B receptor UVR8 isoform X1 — its product is MNGEGKWGDEGLKMEEMVKDKLVFMWGYLPGALPQRAPILSPVVVRPNGYTWKDVCGGGCGFAMAISESGKLITWGSTDDLGQSYVTAGKHGEIPEPFPLPTESSIIKAAAGWAHCVAATDSGEVYTWGWKECVPSGKVFGDPYVAGGLERDVLERQSPFLTEQVSPRSQGSRSSSGTDSRGGGDESTKRRRISSAKQTAESSSSNDETLSALPCLVTLNPGVRIATVAAGGRHTLALSVSDIGQVWGWGYGGEGQLGLGSRIRMVSSPHPVPCIDSSYGKDRPATLSRGGMTSEEHGFRVPGSYVKEIACGGRHSAVITDAGALLTFGWGLYGQCGQGSTDDELSPICVSSLLGIRIAGVAAGLWHTVCISADGDVYAFGGNQFGQLGTGGDQAETTPRLLDAPSLEDMHAKVISCGARHAAIVTEDGKVLCWGWNKYGQLGLGDVIDRNIPSPVTIEGCVPRNVACGWWHTVLLAESPT
- the LOC110644038 gene encoding ultraviolet-B receptor UVR8 isoform X2, whose amino-acid sequence is MNGEGKWGDEGLKMEEMVKDKLVFMWGYLPGALPQRAPILSPVVVRPNGYTWKDVCGGGCGFAMAISESGKLITWGSTDDLGQSYVTAGKHGEIPEPFPLPTESSIIKAAAGWAHCVAATDSGEVYTWGWKECVPSGKVFGDPYVAGGLERDVLERQSPFLTEQVSPRSQGSRSSSGTDSRGGGDESTKRRRISSAKQTAESSSSNDETLSALPCLVTLNPGVRIATVAAGGRHTLALSDIGQVWGWGYGGEGQLGLGSRIRMVSSPHPVPCIDSSYGKDRPATLSRGGMTSEEHGFRVPGSYVKEIACGGRHSAVITDAGALLTFGWGLYGQCGQGSTDDELSPICVSSLLGIRIAGVAAGLWHTVCISADGDVYAFGGNQFGQLGTGGDQAETTPRLLDAPSLEDMHAKVISCGARHAAIVTEDGKVLCWGWNKYGQLGLGDVIDRNIPSPVTIEGCVPRNVACGWWHTVLLAESPT